AGGACCTCGGCGCTGGCATCTCCATTCAGCCCCAGGGAACGGCCGTTGATCGTGCGGTAGCCGCGGTCATCGCGGGTGAGCAGCTGGACTTCGATGCTGGGGTCGCCGTCTCGGACCAGGGCTCGTGCCTGGTGTTCACCGAGCTCGCCCGCGCCGCCACGATGCAGTCCTGCCAAGGTTGGTTCGCCGTGGTGGCCGACACGGGTGAGCAGGAACTGCTCCGCTTTCGTGATGCGGTCCCGCCGATCGCGCAGATCTTCGTCCGCGGCATCCCGTTCCGCATCGCTCCACCCCGCGGGGACGGGCTCGGTCCCTTCGTAGACCTCGGCGACCAAGGACGGCACCTCGGAAGGGATCGACCACGTACCACCTCGTGCCGCCAAAACGGTTGCCGCGGTACGCAGCAACAGCATCCGGCCGTAAATGGCTTCGCTGGCAGGAAGCAGCCACGGTGGCTCGTTCCCGCGATCCTGAAACCCGGTGATGATCACTTCGGGTTCGCGCAGGGACTCAGGCCGCGAGGTGGCGTGGCGATGCAACCGGCCGATGCGTTGCAACACCAAGTCGATCGGTGCGAGGTCGGTGATCAGCAGGTCCGTCGAGACGTCGAACGACTGCTCCGCCAGCTGTGAAGCCACGAGAATCCATCGCTCTCCCGGGGCTGGGCGGTGGTTTTCCTCGGGCCCGAGCAGTGCGAGGTTGTCCGCGGTGCGAGTGGCCCGGTCGGCGGCGGACAAACGCCCGTGCAGCAGACCGACATCGGCGCCGAACCGGGCTCGTAACGCCCTGTAGGTCTCCTGCACCCGATCGACGGTGTTGTGGATGACCAACGCGGTCCCGCCGTCGGCAAGGCGTTCCTGCACCAGATCGGCAACGACGTCGCCACTGCCCCGAGAAGCCGCCGGAGGTTCATCAGCGATGCTCACCCGCACCCGCAGATCACCGCGCCACGAGCCGCAGTGCTCCACCACATGAGCGGGTTTCCCGTGCTCATCGGCCCACACCGCCGTCACGCTCGGATAGCCCGCGGCCCGCGGCACACCGACCGCTTCGTGCTCGTCACCGGTGGCACCGGAGAGGTACGCGGCCAGCAGCTGGTCCCGCTGCGCCGGCGGCAACGTCGCCGACAGCAACACCACCGGAACCCCGGCTTGGCCGAGCCAGCGCAGCCCTTCCTTCAAGAACTGCGACATGTACACGTCGGCAGCGTGCACCTCGTCAAGCACGACGACCTTGCCGACCAGACCGGCCATCCGCAGCATCACGTGCTTGGTCCGCGTCGCCGCGAACAGCAACTGGTCGATCGTGCCGACCACGAACGGACACAACAAACCCCGCAACCGGCCCAGGAACCACTCCGCGGGAACGAGCCGCTCACCATCCGACCCAGCCGACTGTGGCAAACCGTAGGCCGCGTCCTCCTCGATCGTGCCGAAGTCGTCATCCGGGTCCTCGGCCACCGCCTCCAGCAACGCACGCCACTGCGCGTTCAACGCTCGCTTGCCGTGCAACAACGCGACCTGACTGCCCAAACCTGGCTCGATGCGCTCCACCCATTCCCGCACCTGGATGAACATCGGATCGCACGTCGCCTGCGTCGGCATGCCGAAGAACACGCCGTCCGCACCGAACCGCGCCGCGAACACCTCGGCAGCCCCCAACGCGCCCTTGGTCTTGCCCTCCCCCATCGGCGCCTCGACGACCATCAGCCCCGGCGCCGGCATCCTCCGCGCCACCTCCAGCACCAGCGACTGCGACGTGCGAGGCCCCCTGTCGAACCGGTTCTGGAACACCTCCGGGCCCGGCACCGGCAACTTCCCCCAGCCGCCGCGCAAACCCAGCTCCGCCCACACCTCCCGCGCCCGGCGCCGGGCAGCGTCCATGCTCACCGCTTCCAGCCCGTCAATACCGTCGAGGCGGGATGCGATCCAGTCGGCCATCACGATCAAGCCACTCAACTGCAACTGTTCCGCCCGCGACGGCACCGAAGACGGCTGCACCGCCGCCACATCACCGAACCCGACCTCTCCGGTGAACACTCGCACCAACCCGGCCTGCGCTGCAGCCCAGTCAGCATCCGGCACTTGGACCGCCCGCAAACGGGCCCCACGCAGCGCCAACTCACCCCCGCCGGGAAACCGGCCATGATGCCCGGCGACCAACGGCCACACCCACGCCACCTGCTCGTCCGCCCAACCTTCGTCAGGCAAAACCCTGCGCAGCAACACCGCCCCAGCCTTGTCGTGCCGCCACCGAACACGACCGACCTTGAACCGATCCCACCGCAGCCCCGCCTGCCACACCGCCTCGGCACAGTCGGCATCCATGCACTGAAACGCCGGAGTGGCCTTCCCGCAATCATGAATCCCGCACAACCACGCGAAAAATCGCCGCCCCCGCCCCGGACCACCCGCCACACGATCAAGAAGATCCCGAGTCACCACAGGCAGATACCCATCCCACAAGCACTCCGCCACCGCCGCCGTATCCAGCATGTGCGACAACAACAAGTTCCGACGCCCACCACCCCGCGACGCGGACTTCCCCCACAACGCCCCCAACCACCGCCGCAAGTCAGCCTCGACCTCCACCACCACGCGCGACTCCAACCCCAAGCCCCCTCAGTAACATCGGACGCACGCACCGTAGCGAAACCCACCGACAAACCAGCCCAGAACACATGAACCCACCACACAACCTCGACACCACCACCAAAAACGGAGTGAATGAAAGGGACTGTCGGTCAGACGGTGTTTTCGGCCTGACGCGCCGGACGTGGTTCCGGCGGGAAAGGCGCTGTGACTGATGGCATCGGATGCTGTGAGCCCACGCAAAAATGAGAAGAATTCAGATCGGCAGCTGTCTCCGGAGCAGGCCGCTGCGGCAGCCATGATCTCCCAGGCTCGCCGGGAAGGGCTGGACCTGACCGGCCCGGACGGCGTACTGAAAGTGTTCACCAAAAACGTCCTGGAAACGGCGTTGAACGAGGAAATGACCGAACACCTCGGACACGAGAAAAATCGGACTGACCCCGCAAGGGACTCGGGCAATATCAGGAACGGAACACGCCCCAAGACAGTACTCTCCGATGCGGTAGGCGAGGTGGACATCGCCGTGCCGCGTGATCGCGAGGGCACTTTCAGCCCGCAGATCGTGAAAAAGCGCCAACGCCGCATCGGCAGCGTGGACGAGATCGTGCTGTCACTGTATGCAAAAGGACTCACCACCGGCGAGATCGCGGCGCATTTCGCCGATATCTACGGTGCCTCGGTATCCAAAGACACGATCTCGACCATCACCGACAAAGTCGTCACGGAAATGGAAGCCTGGTCCGACCGGCCCCTCGATGCCGTGTACGCGGCCGTGTTCATCGACGCGATCCACGTGAAGGTCCGCGACGGCCAGGTCGCCAACCGGCCCGTCTACGCCGCCATCGGCGTCACCCTCGACGGCCGCAAGGACGTCCTGGGCCTCACAGCGGGCCACGGCGGCGGCGAAGGCGCGAAGTTCTGGATGAGCGTGCTCATCGACCTCAAAAACCGCGGCATCAGAGACGTCTTCTTCCTCGTCTGCGACGGACTGAAAGGACTCCCCGAAGTCGTGGCCAACGTATGGCCGCAAACCATCGTGCAAACCTGCATCATCCACCTGATCCGCAACTCATTCCGACTCGTATCCCGGAAACACTGGGAAGAACTCAAACGCGACCTCACGCCGATCTACACCGCCCCCTCCCCACGCGCAGCCGAGGCCGCATTGGACGAACTCGACAACAAATGGGGCACGAAACACGCGGCGATAATCCGATTCTGGCGCAACGCATGGCAGGAATTCATCCCCTTCCTCGACTACGACACCGAAATCCGCAGAATGATCTGCTCCACCAACGCCATCGAATCACTCAACGCCCGCTACCGGCGAGCAGTCCGAGCGAGAGGACATTTCCCCACCGAACAAGCCGCCATGAAGTGCCTCTACCTCGTCACCCGTAGCCTGGACCCCACCGGCACCGGCCGCACACGATGGACCCAACGCTGGAAACCCGTGATCAACGCCTTCGCGATCACCTTCAGCGACCGCTGGCCAGCCGCGGAAACCTACTAACCCACCACCGCCGAAAACACCGTTCAAGCGATAGACCCCCACTGGGGGTCAAGGGCTCGTGGGTTCGAATCCCGCCGTCCCGACGGTCTAGAGGGTCTTCGCAGGTCAGACACTGCGAAGGCCCTCTTTTTCTGCTCTTGGTCGGTTCTTCGAAGTCGAGCACGCCGTTGCTGGACCCCTTGACTTCGGAGGTTCCCCATCTCGGGTGAGCTGACCGCGAAAAGCACTCGACAGGCCAATATCGGCTTTACCGGATTGTGCACCGGAGAGGCACACCGCCCGTAGAAACCTGCACCGGCGTCCGTCCGACACGCGCAGTGGCAGCGGACCGACGGCCTCGGTGGAGGTGTGCTGCCAGGCGAACTGTTCTCTAGGCGCCAAAAATTCCCCGTCGAGAGGGAAAGCGAGCACTACCGGCAGTTCGCACGGCCATGCATAACATGCCCGTTCACGGCACCGGCAGCACCGGCGCCGTCCTGGACGGAACGCGCGGCGAGACGGGTGAAATTACCACGGGAGCGTCGCGGCTGGACGGACCCCTGAGATCTGGTGATCGAGCGCGAATCGGAATGGCCGGACCAGCGTGGAAGACCACGAGGGGATCGGGGTTTCAGTGTCCGCCGAGTTGCGCTGTGAGCTTCTCGGCGTTTCGCAGCAGTAGGTCCTTGATCTCGGTGGATCGTTGCGCGCTCATCCTGTGTCGAGGGCCGACGACGCCCAGCGCTCCGACGAAGCCGCCGTTCATGCCGAAGAGGGGGACGGCGACGGCGCCGGTCTCCGGGTTCCACTCCCCGTCGGAGAAGTAGAACCTCTGATGGCGGATCTGTGCGGCGTGTTCGTCGTCGCCGCCGGTGTAGACGGTGAGGATCCGTCCGCCTGCGCCGAGCTCCAGGGGAAGTGCGGACCCTTCGTCGAGGTGGTGGCGCATGGGCTGGTCGCTGTTGACGCGGTAGAGCACGATGCGCTGATCCCCCTCTCGGACGTAGAAGGCCGCGCTCTCGCCGGTCTCGGCGCTGATGTCGGCGAGTGCGGGACGGATGTAGTCGGCGAGGTGGAAAGCGCGCTGGTATTGGGAGCCGAGCCGCCACAAGGTCGGCCCGAGCCGATAGCAGCCGTCGGCATCACGGTTGAGATAGCCCATGCGCTGCAGTGACGCGGCCAGCCTCAGGATGGTGCTGCGGTAGAAACCGGTGCGCTTGGCCAGGTCCGCCAGCGAGAGCCGGTCAGCCCCGTCGGCGAACGCCTCGAGCAACCCCAGAGCTCGCTCGACCGCCTCGACCCGCTGTTCCTTGGGCTGCTGCCCAGTCGACATCGGCGTTCCCTCCTCGTCGCGAAGTGGCTGCACCGCGGCGACATCGTTGCGCTCCAACGCCGAACATTCTGCCAGCCAGAACGACCGGTGCCGATCATCCTCCCGCTTCCACCCTTGACTCCGGCCGCCCACTGCTCTTAACGTTCTGCCTACCGCACTAGTAGTCTGCTAGACAGAATGGTGGCGAGCAAATGGGAACTCCGGAACGGGCGTCTCGAACGTCTGATGTGGACGTCCTGGTAAGCGAGGTCGGCCCTCGGGACGGTCTGCAGAACATCGATCGAGCCATGCCGACCGGGGCCAAGCACCGCTGGGTCGCGACGCTGGCTGCGGCGGGGCTGCGGGAGGTCGAGGTCGCCTCGTTCGTCTCCCCGAAGCGGCTCCCGCAGATGGCGGATGCGGCGGAAGTGGTCGCCGAGGCGCTGCGGATTCCGGACCTGACCGTGCTGGCGCTGGTGCCGAACCTGATCGGTGCCCGCAACGCCGTGGCCGCTGGCGCCCGATCCCTGACGATGCCGGTCTCGGTATCGGAATCGCACAGCCGCGCGAACATCGGCATGAGCCCCGAACAGGCCGTCGAGCAGGTCGTCGCCGTCGCCGCGCTGAAGGCTGAACACCCCGACCTGCACATCGAAGTCGGGCTGTCGACCGCGTTCGGATGCACCATCGAGGGTTCGGTGCCGGAGGATCGGGTCATCGAGCTGGCGGTGCACGCCGCACGGGCGGGTGCGGACTCGGTCGGCCTCTCCGACACCACCGGTTACGCCAACCCGGCCCAGGTGCGGCGACTGTTCACTCGCCTGTCGTCCGAGCTCGGGGAGCGTGCCGGCGGCGCCCACCTGCACAACACCAGAGGCCAGGGCTTGGCCAACGTCGTGGCCGCGCTGGACGCCGGGGTGCGCACGTTCGACTCCTCGCACGCCGGTTTGGGCGGTTGCCCCTACGCCCCGGGGGCGAGCGGGAACGTCGTCAGCGAGGACCTGGTGTTCCTGCTGGAGTCCATGGGCCTGCGCACCGGGGTCGACCTCGATGCCCTGATCGCGGGGCGCTCGGTGATCTCCGAGGGCCTGCCGGGTGAGCAGCTTTACGGCCACGTCGCCGACGCGGGGCTTACCAAGGGGTTCCGCTACGCCGACGAGATGGCGGAGATTCCCGCATGAGCGCGCCGCAGGACGTGGCGACCGGACGGCTACCGCTGGAGGGCGTGCGGGTCGTCGAGTTCTCGCACATGATCATGGGGCCTTCTTGCGGACTCGTCCTCGCCGATTCGGGCGCCGACGTGATCAAAGTCGAGCCCGTCGGCGACGGAGACAAGACTCGGGTCCTACCGGGCTCGGGCGCCGGGTTCTTCCCGATGTTCAACCGGAACAAGCGCTCGGTGGCGGTGGACCTCAAGTCCGAGGAAGGACTGGAGTACGTCAAGCGGCTGATCGCGACCGCGGACGTGGTGACCGAGAACTTCCGCTCCGGCGGCTTGGACGCGCTGGGCCTGGGTTACGAGGAGCTCAGCGCCGAGAACCCCGGGCTGATCTACTGCAGCCTCAAAGGGTTCCTGTCCGGGCCGTACGAGCATCGAGCCGCGCTGGACGAGGTCGTGCAGATGATGGGCGGCCTGGCTTACATGACAGGCCCGGACGGTCGGCCGCTGCGCGCGGGGGCGTCGGTCAACGACATCATGGGCGGCATGTTCGCCGCGATGGGCGTCATGGCCGCTCTCTACGAGCGCCGAACCACCGGTCACGGACAGTTGGTGCGCAGTTCGTTGTTCGAGAACAACGTCTTCCTCGTGGGCCAGCACATGGCGCAGTACGCGGTCACCGGCCGAGCCGCCGACCCGATGCCGTCACGGCTGTCGGCGTGGGCGGTCTACGACGTGTTCGACACCGGCGACGACGAAAAGGTCTTCATCGGCGTCGTCTCCGACACCCAGTGGCGCGCGTTCTGTGCGGCGTTCGGACTGCCTCACCTAGCCGAGGACCCCACCCTGGCCACCAACACCCAGCGAGTCGGGGCCAGGGAACGGATCATGCCGACGCTGCGCGACACGATCAGGTCCCGCACCCAGGACGAGACCGTTCGGCTGTGCGAAACCGCCCGGTTGCCGTTCGCACCGATCAAGCGTCCCCAGGACCTGTTCGACGATCCGCACCTGAACGAGACGGGGGCGCTGACCGAGGTCACCCTGGCCGACGGGCGCACCGCACGGCTGCCCGCGCTGCCGCTGGAGATGGGCGGGCGCCGGCTACCGCTGCGCCTGGACCTTCCCCGCGCCGGGGAACACACCGGTGAGCTGGCTCGTGAACTCGGCTACTCGCCAGAGCAGATTTCGGCCGCCGCGCAGGCTCGGACGTTCTGCGGCGATTCCGCCGAGCAATCCGCATCGATTCACTGACCGCCCCAGACCACCGGTCCGTCGCATCGTCGCGAGAGCACAGGTAGCCCCATGTACCTCGACACACCACCGCTGCTGATCGACGCCGAGCCGTGCTTCGAGATGCCGGCACGCTTTCGGCGAACCGAGCAGCGCAGCGCTTGGGCCGACACCCATAAAGGCGGCCGGTGCATCGACTCCTTCATCGAAGGCCCCGTGTTCGATCGTGACGGGTCGCTGCTGCTCGTCGACGTACCGTTCGGGCGGGTTTTCCGCGTCGACCCGTCCGGAGCCTGGACGCAACTCACCGAATACGGCGGGCAGCCCAACGGCTGCGGCATCGACGACGAGGGCCGGATCCTGCTCGCCGACCAGCGGCACGGTCTGCTGCACCTCGACGAAACCGGGCAGGTGCGCACGGTTCTGGGCCCGGAGGACATCGACGGGTTCAAGGGCTTCAACGACCTCAC
This window of the Saccharopolyspora gloriosae genome carries:
- the cas3 gene encoding CRISPR-associated helicase Cas3', with protein sequence MVVEVEADLRRWLGALWGKSASRGGGRRNLLLSHMLDTAAVAECLWDGYLPVVTRDLLDRVAGGPGRGRRFFAWLCGIHDCGKATPAFQCMDADCAEAVWQAGLRWDRFKVGRVRWRHDKAGAVLLRRVLPDEGWADEQVAWVWPLVAGHHGRFPGGGELALRGARLRAVQVPDADWAAAQAGLVRVFTGEVGFGDVAAVQPSSVPSRAEQLQLSGLIVMADWIASRLDGIDGLEAVSMDAARRRAREVWAELGLRGGWGKLPVPGPEVFQNRFDRGPRTSQSLVLEVARRMPAPGLMVVEAPMGEGKTKGALGAAEVFAARFGADGVFFGMPTQATCDPMFIQVREWVERIEPGLGSQVALLHGKRALNAQWRALLEAVAEDPDDDFGTIEEDAAYGLPQSAGSDGERLVPAEWFLGRLRGLLCPFVVGTIDQLLFAATRTKHVMLRMAGLVGKVVVLDEVHAADVYMSQFLKEGLRWLGQAGVPVVLLSATLPPAQRDQLLAAYLSGATGDEHEAVGVPRAAGYPSVTAVWADEHGKPAHVVEHCGSWRGDLRVRVSIADEPPAASRGSGDVVADLVQERLADGGTALVIHNTVDRVQETYRALRARFGADVGLLHGRLSAADRATRTADNLALLGPEENHRPAPGERWILVASQLAEQSFDVSTDLLITDLAPIDLVLQRIGRLHRHATSRPESLREPEVIITGFQDRGNEPPWLLPASEAIYGRMLLLRTAATVLAARGGTWSIPSEVPSLVAEVYEGTEPVPAGWSDAERDAADEDLRDRRDRITKAEQFLLTRVGHHGEPTLAGLHRGGAGELGEHQARALVRDGDPSIEVQLLTRDDRGYRTINGRSLGLNGDASAEVLDDILGSTVRLPAKLTTAAEEELAPLPAWRTHPWLGHSRALVLPANGGARLGDHLVGYDGSLGLVVGPRKAG
- a CDS encoding IclR family transcriptional regulator, with the protein product MERNDVAAVQPLRDEEGTPMSTGQQPKEQRVEAVERALGLLEAFADGADRLSLADLAKRTGFYRSTILRLAASLQRMGYLNRDADGCYRLGPTLWRLGSQYQRAFHLADYIRPALADISAETGESAAFYVREGDQRIVLYRVNSDQPMRHHLDEGSALPLELGAGGRILTVYTGGDDEHAAQIRHQRFYFSDGEWNPETGAVAVPLFGMNGGFVGALGVVGPRHRMSAQRSTEIKDLLLRNAEKLTAQLGGH
- a CDS encoding hydroxymethylglutaryl-CoA lyase yields the protein MGTPERASRTSDVDVLVSEVGPRDGLQNIDRAMPTGAKHRWVATLAAAGLREVEVASFVSPKRLPQMADAAEVVAEALRIPDLTVLALVPNLIGARNAVAAGARSLTMPVSVSESHSRANIGMSPEQAVEQVVAVAALKAEHPDLHIEVGLSTAFGCTIEGSVPEDRVIELAVHAARAGADSVGLSDTTGYANPAQVRRLFTRLSSELGERAGGAHLHNTRGQGLANVVAALDAGVRTFDSSHAGLGGCPYAPGASGNVVSEDLVFLLESMGLRTGVDLDALIAGRSVISEGLPGEQLYGHVADAGLTKGFRYADEMAEIPA
- a CDS encoding CaiB/BaiF CoA transferase family protein, whose protein sequence is MSAPQDVATGRLPLEGVRVVEFSHMIMGPSCGLVLADSGADVIKVEPVGDGDKTRVLPGSGAGFFPMFNRNKRSVAVDLKSEEGLEYVKRLIATADVVTENFRSGGLDALGLGYEELSAENPGLIYCSLKGFLSGPYEHRAALDEVVQMMGGLAYMTGPDGRPLRAGASVNDIMGGMFAAMGVMAALYERRTTGHGQLVRSSLFENNVFLVGQHMAQYAVTGRAADPMPSRLSAWAVYDVFDTGDDEKVFIGVVSDTQWRAFCAAFGLPHLAEDPTLATNTQRVGARERIMPTLRDTIRSRTQDETVRLCETARLPFAPIKRPQDLFDDPHLNETGALTEVTLADGRTARLPALPLEMGGRRLPLRLDLPRAGEHTGELARELGYSPEQISAAAQARTFCGDSAEQSASIH
- a CDS encoding IS256 family transposase; this translates as MSPRKNEKNSDRQLSPEQAAAAAMISQARREGLDLTGPDGVLKVFTKNVLETALNEEMTEHLGHEKNRTDPARDSGNIRNGTRPKTVLSDAVGEVDIAVPRDREGTFSPQIVKKRQRRIGSVDEIVLSLYAKGLTTGEIAAHFADIYGASVSKDTISTITDKVVTEMEAWSDRPLDAVYAAVFIDAIHVKVRDGQVANRPVYAAIGVTLDGRKDVLGLTAGHGGGEGAKFWMSVLIDLKNRGIRDVFFLVCDGLKGLPEVVANVWPQTIVQTCIIHLIRNSFRLVSRKHWEELKRDLTPIYTAPSPRAAEAALDELDNKWGTKHAAIIRFWRNAWQEFIPFLDYDTEIRRMICSTNAIESLNARYRRAVRARGHFPTEQAAMKCLYLVTRSLDPTGTGRTRWTQRWKPVINAFAITFSDRWPAAETY